One segment of Synergistaceae bacterium DNA contains the following:
- a CDS encoding trypsin-like serine protease yields MAANEVGVVESQALSFSQEIGSGDLVSVIKEVADSVVEIKTQSLVMSQWPMNQGYVAEGAGSGVIITEQGHIVTNWHVAEDAQELTVRLNDGSEYPAQLLAYDEKTDLALLKIEADNLVSASLADSDEVQVGQQVFAIGNPLGQLGGTVTEGIISATSREITVDNQTMTLLQTSAAVNSGNSGGGLFDSKGNLVGIINAKSSGIG; encoded by the coding sequence ATGGCAGCTAATGAGGTTGGAGTAGTTGAAAGTCAGGCCCTTTCTTTTAGCCAGGAAATCGGCAGTGGAGATTTGGTCTCGGTTATTAAAGAGGTGGCAGATAGTGTAGTAGAAATAAAAACCCAGTCTTTAGTTATGAGCCAGTGGCCTATGAACCAGGGCTATGTAGCTGAGGGCGCTGGTAGTGGAGTTATTATTACTGAGCAGGGCCATATAGTTACTAACTGGCATGTGGCTGAGGATGCCCAGGAACTTACAGTTAGGCTAAATGATGGCAGTGAGTATCCTGCCCAGCTCCTAGCCTATGATGAAAAGACAGACCTGGCCCTACTAAAGATTGAGGCCGATAATCTAGTTAGTGCAAGCCTTGCAGATTCTGATGAGGTCCAGGTAGGTCAACAGGTTTTTGCTATTGGCAACCCACTTGGTCAACTAGGTGGTACTGTGACAGAGGGAATTATTTCTGCAACTAGTAGGGAGATAACAGTTGACAACCAGACTATGACCTTGCTTCAAACTTCGGCAGCAGTGAATTCAGGAAACTCAGGAGGCGGCCTATTTGACTCAAAGGGCAATCTAGTGGGCATTATAAATGCCAAGAGCTCTGGAATTGGT
- a CDS encoding XdhC/CoxF family protein, translating into MTSKEAKLLATELKKLKPSLVICGGGHIALSLAQMAETLDFDVTVLEDREDYANSERFPKAKIILGEPVESVESLEEDKKSYFVIAS; encoded by the coding sequence ATGACCAGTAAAGAGGCTAAACTGCTGGCGACTGAACTAAAGAAGCTTAAGCCAAGCCTGGTTATTTGCGGAGGGGGTCATATAGCCCTTTCTCTAGCGCAAATGGCTGAAACACTAGATTTTGATGTTACGGTCTTAGAAGATAGGGAGGACTATGCCAACAGTGAGCGCTTTCCCAAGGCTAAGATTATCCTAGGAGAACCAGTAGAGTCAGTGGAGAGCTTAGAAGAAGATAAGAAGTCATATTTTGTGATTGCCTCTTGA